The DNA sequence GTCCCGTTTCATATTCTACGAATTCACCATTTCTGTCTACACATTTTCCATTGCTTTCCATATCACCTTGTTGAAGGTAAGCTGCGAAGCGATCTAAATATTGCGAGTAAGGTAAAATTGCATACGTTCCAGCATCAAAGAAATTACGATACCAGATTCCAGTAAGAGCCATGATTACAGGAACGTTTTCTGTAAAGGCAGCAGTTTGAAAATGAGTGTCAGTTTCATTGGCTCCTTTTAATAATTGTTCAAAGTTTTCATAACCTACAGAAAGTACGATGCTTAAACCGATTGCGCTCCAAAGTGAATATCTTCCACCTACCCAATCCCAGAATTCGAATATGTTTTCTTCTGCAATTCCGAAATTTTTCACGGCTTCTATATTTGTAGAAAGTGCCACGAAATGTTTGGCTACCTCTTCTTGTTTTCCGGCTTTCAAAAACCAATCCTTTGCAGATTCTGCATTGGTAATTGTTTCCTGGGTGGTAAAAGTTTTAGAAGCGATAATGAAAAGTGTCGTTTCTGGATTTAAGTCTTTGGTAACTTCCGCGATGTGATTTCCATCAACATTAGAAACGAAATGCACATTCAACCTTGTTTTAAAATGTTTCAAAGCCGAACAAACCATTACTGGTCCTAAATCAGATCCGCCAATTCCAATATTCACAACATCGGTAATTTCTTTCCCTGAGAAACCTTTGTGTTCACCGGAAATAATTTTCTCGGAGAAGGTTTTCATTTGGTCTAAAACTCTTTTAATTGCAGGTTTAATATTTTCACCATCAACCAAAATTTCTTTATCTGAAAAATCTCTTAAGGCGGTATGCAAAACAGCTCTTCCTTCTGTCTCATTGATTTTGTCGCCCGAAAACATAGCACTGATTGCGGATTTTAAATCACATTCTTCTACTAAATTTTGTAAAAGATCAAAGGTTTTTTGATCAATTAGATTTTTAGAAAAGTCGAAAAGATAATCTTCTCTTTTAATCGAAAATTGTTGAAATCTTTCAAGATTATTTTGAAAAAGCGTTCGAAGGTCGAAATCGTTTTGAGCAAAATGTTCATGTAGATTTTTCCACGCGGTGGTCTGTGTAGGATTTATTTTCGGTAACATTCTAGAAATTTTAAATTACAGATTTTAAATTTTCTTATTTTTAAAATCGTCACAAATTTACGGAAAAATAAAACCTCCGAAAAATTCCGAAGGCTGAAGTTTGGCATATATAAATGTTGATTATTGACCGACAGGTTTATTGCTTACGTAAGCGGGAATAAGCACGGCAGCGGCTAAAGCTCCTACAACGATAAGAACAGTTCCTATCGTGTTGCTTTTCTTAATTTTTGAAATGTCCGCTTTTTCTATAACGAAGTTTTTCTCGTCGTCATTTTTACCAGTGATTTTATCTTCCTCGATTTTTAAAATTCTGAATTTCTCTTGTGTCCCATTGTTTTTAACAAAAGTATAAGTCTTCCCTGTTTGCAGTGCAGAATCTATTTCTTTTTTCTTATTTGAAACCAAAGTTGTTGTGCATGAGCTTAATAGAATCATTGAGCTTAAAGTCAAACTTGTAAAAATGCTTTTCATTAATTTTTTTTCGCAAAACTAATAAAATGTTGAGCGTTTTGTTTCAATTTACTTTGAAATGTTTTCAGACTCTGAATTTTCAAAAAGAGGTTTTCGTTTTTTAATAATGTAAAAAATAACGGCGCCAATTAATAGAATTGGCCAGATTGTTACCAACCCAATTATTAATTTTTGAATGATATAAAAGCCCTCAACAAAAGCATTTTTCACATCATAAAAAAAGTTGAATTTGTATTTATTATCAATGTTTCTGGTATTGGTAATAGCGATTTCAGCAATGCGAAGTTTCGGTTCTTTTAGGTAAATGTCTACAGTGCTGTATTTTAACTGGTCTGTCATTTCAAAATCAGCTACTTTCTGATAATTGGCTTCAGATTGATTTTCATCAGCCATATTGACTTTGTCCTTGTGAGTTTTTAGTTGAGAAATATTCGCTTCAGTTTTAGCATTTCTTTTCGTTTCCAGATTTGCTAATTTAATATTGGCAGTGACATCTTCTGCAGTAATATTTCTTGTGTTCAGAAATAATTTTTTAGCATTAATAAAAGTTAGGAATTCTCCCAGCTTTTCGGTGGGAACTCGAACTTGGATTGAATTTTCTGTTTGAAATTTTCGAACTAATGTGGCGCTTTCATCAGAAGTATTGAAGGTTTCTTCGGAAATAATCTGTGAGTTCAATCGACTTGAAGTTACAAATCCACGTAAATCTTTTAATTGTTTTTCTATGGAAATGGTCGCGTCGTAAACATCTTTTACCTCCATATTTACATCAGCAGATTTGATAAATTGTTTGTCTTTAACCTGTAAAGTGGCGGCTGAGGAAATGCTGTCTGATATTTCTGAAGTCGCAGTATATTCAGCAGTTGCTTGATGATTTGCACCACCAGTTTCTGTCTTATTACAAGAAAAAATAATGGTTAGTAGTAAGGAACCAAGAACGATGTTGGAAGTTGGTGATTTCATAACGGAATTTTTAATTGATTAATTGAATCAAATTTCCGCCTGAATCATTTGTAAAGTTTGTAAATGAATTCTATACTTCTTGTAAAATCAATTTTGCAATATAACTAATTGATAAACAGTTTTTTAATCATTTATTCCTTTTCTTCTAAAGTGATGTTTTTAGTGATTTTGTATTTTTTACGGGGTTTTTTCAGTTTCGTTTCTTCACCTAAAACTCTTCCCCAAGGTTCTAAACCTTCAACTCTTTCAAATATAATTTTTAGAATTGCTAAAAAGGGAATACTCAAAAACATCCCGGAGATTCCCCATAATTCTTCACCGATTAAAAGTCCGATGAAAGTGAAGAGGGCATTGATTTTTACTTTTGAACCTACGACCAAAGGAAGGGTGATATTTCCATCAATTGCATGAATTGCCAAATAACCAAGCAAGACAAAAAGAGTGTGATTACCGCCAGTTGCAAAAGAAATTAAACAAGCTATTAAACTTGAAAATATAATTCCAACATAAGGAATTACATTCATTAAGCCAGTCAAAACGCCCAAGAGAATTGCATATTTCACTCCTAAAACTGACAGTAAAATACTCGTTAAACTACTGACAATAATTATTTGAATAAATAATCCTGTAATATAACTCTTGATGATTTTTTGAATTTCTACAATTGCTTCATTTACTTTTGCAAAATGCTGATTTTGGAATATTGAAATAATGAATTGATATAAAACCCGACGATAATTTAATATGAAAATGAAAAACAAAGCACTGAAGATAAAGAACGCCATCGTTGATGAAAACATCGAAACGGTAAAGCCTAAAATGAGTCCGGTAGAAGAAAGTAGTTTTTCTAATAGCTGATTAAAATAACTCATTTGTTTGGCAAAATTAAGATGGAAGGTATGAGAAACCCAAATTTG is a window from the Kaistella flava (ex Peng et al. 2021) genome containing:
- the pgi gene encoding glucose-6-phosphate isomerase; amino-acid sequence: MLPKINPTQTTAWKNLHEHFAQNDFDLRTLFQNNLERFQQFSIKREDYLFDFSKNLIDQKTFDLLQNLVEECDLKSAISAMFSGDKINETEGRAVLHTALRDFSDKEILVDGENIKPAIKRVLDQMKTFSEKIISGEHKGFSGKEITDVVNIGIGGSDLGPVMVCSALKHFKTRLNVHFVSNVDGNHIAEVTKDLNPETTLFIIASKTFTTQETITNAESAKDWFLKAGKQEEVAKHFVALSTNIEAVKNFGIAEENIFEFWDWVGGRYSLWSAIGLSIVLSVGYENFEQLLKGANETDTHFQTAAFTENVPVIMALTGIWYRNFFDAGTYAILPYSQYLDRFAAYLQQGDMESNGKCVDRNGEFVEYETGPIIWGEPGTNGQHAFYQLIHQGTELIPADFIAYAKSCNVVSDHQEILMANFFAQTEALAFGKTEEEVRAELAKSGLSEEEIERLVNYKVFHGNTPTNSIIFNELTPFSLGQLIALYEHKIFVQGIIWNIFSFDQFGVELGKVLAGKILSELKNTEPVISHDSSTNGLIQYFKEKK
- a CDS encoding DUF4349 domain-containing protein, which codes for MKSPTSNIVLGSLLLTIIFSCNKTETGGANHQATAEYTATSEISDSISSAATLQVKDKQFIKSADVNMEVKDVYDATISIEKQLKDLRGFVTSSRLNSQIISEETFNTSDESATLVRKFQTENSIQVRVPTEKLGEFLTFINAKKLFLNTRNITAEDVTANIKLANLETKRNAKTEANISQLKTHKDKVNMADENQSEANYQKVADFEMTDQLKYSTVDIYLKEPKLRIAEIAITNTRNIDNKYKFNFFYDVKNAFVEGFYIIQKLIIGLVTIWPILLIGAVIFYIIKKRKPLFENSESENISK
- a CDS encoding AI-2E family transporter; this translates as MKDIKLPFVARLALVLISILALGYLAKIGKGVLAPLFFSILMALLFLPFANFLERKLRFSRTLSTFSSLFVMLLFLTGLVYFFSVQLSDFADDFPVLKAQVSRSFNELQIWVSHTFHLNFAKQMSYFNQLLEKLLSSTGLILGFTVSMFSSTMAFFIFSALFFIFILNYRRVLYQFIISIFQNQHFAKVNEAIVEIQKIIKSYITGLFIQIIIVSSLTSILLSVLGVKYAILLGVLTGLMNVIPYVGIIFSSLIACLISFATGGNHTLFVLLGYLAIHAIDGNITLPLVVGSKVKINALFTFIGLLIGEELWGISGMFLSIPFLAILKIIFERVEGLEPWGRVLGEETKLKKPRKKYKITKNITLEEKE